A stretch of Phragmites australis chromosome 12, lpPhrAust1.1, whole genome shotgun sequence DNA encodes these proteins:
- the LOC133887171 gene encoding tropinone reductase homolog At2g29150-like isoform X2 encodes MAGSGGSSREERWSLAGATALITGGSKGIGHAIVEELAGFGARVHTCSRNAAELEECRRRWAEKGLAVTVSVCDVSVRADRENLMAAVKETFAGKLDILVNNAAQLLMKPAMECAAEDYAHFMTTNLESIFHLSQLAHPLLLGTSIPGGGGSIVNISSIAGHLGIPGRNEPADKELGCRVGPRQDSCELRRARRRHDGHDESGPAGVPGAGALAHPDAAERRAGGGRVRGVVPLHAGGLLRHRPSRLHRRRPDHKRMS; translated from the exons ATGGCGGGCAGCGGCGGGAGCAGCAGGGAGGAGAGGTGGAGCCTGGCCGGCGCGACGGCGCTCATCACCGGCGGCAGCAAAGGGATCGGGCACGCGATAGTGGAGGAGCTGGCCGGCTTCGGCGCGCGGGTGCACACGTGCTCCCGCAACGCGGCGGAGCTGGAGGAGTGCCGCCGGCGGTGGGCGGAGAAGGGGCTCGCCGTCACCGTCTCCGTCTGCGACGTCTCCGTGCGCGCCGACCGCGAGAACCTCATGGCCGCGGTGAAGGAGACCTTCGCCGGCAAGCTCGACATCCTG GTGAACAACGCAGCACAACTGCTCATGAAGCCAGCGATGGAGTGCGCGGCGGAGGACTATGCGCATTTCATGACAACCAATTTGGAGTCGATTTTCCACCTCAGCCAGCTCGCGCACCCTCTTCTCCTCGGCACCTCTATCCccggaggagggggcagcatcGTCAACATCTCCTCCATTGCGGGCCATCTGGGCATACCAGG gaggAATGAACCAGCTGACAAGGAGCTTGGCTGCCGAGTGGGCCCGCGACAAGATTCGTGTGAACTGCGTCGCGCCAGGCGTCGTCACGACGGACATGATGAATCAGGTCCAGCCGGAGTCCCTGGAGCGGGAGCTCTCGCGCATCCCGATGCGGCGGAGCGGCGAGCCGGCGGAGGTCGCGTCCGTGGTGTCGTTCCTCTGCATGCCGGCGGCCTCCTACGTCACCGGCCAAGTCGTCTACATCGACGGCGGCCGGACCATAAGCGCATGAGCTGA
- the LOC133887171 gene encoding noroxomaritidine/norcraugsodine reductase-like isoform X1 — protein sequence MAGSGGSSREERWSLAGATALITGGSKGIGHAIVEELAGFGARVHTCSRNAAELEECRRRWAEKGLAVTVSVCDVSVRADRENLMAAVKETFAGKLDILVNNAAQLLMKPAMECAAEDYAHFMTTNLESIFHLSQLAHPLLLGTSIPGGGGSIVNISSIAGHLGIPGLALYCTAKGGMNQLTRSLAAEWARDKIRVNCVAPGVVTTDMMNQVQPESLERELSRIPMRRSGEPAEVASVVSFLCMPAASYVTGQVVYIDGGRTISA from the exons ATGGCGGGCAGCGGCGGGAGCAGCAGGGAGGAGAGGTGGAGCCTGGCCGGCGCGACGGCGCTCATCACCGGCGGCAGCAAAGGGATCGGGCACGCGATAGTGGAGGAGCTGGCCGGCTTCGGCGCGCGGGTGCACACGTGCTCCCGCAACGCGGCGGAGCTGGAGGAGTGCCGCCGGCGGTGGGCGGAGAAGGGGCTCGCCGTCACCGTCTCCGTCTGCGACGTCTCCGTGCGCGCCGACCGCGAGAACCTCATGGCCGCGGTGAAGGAGACCTTCGCCGGCAAGCTCGACATCCTG GTGAACAACGCAGCACAACTGCTCATGAAGCCAGCGATGGAGTGCGCGGCGGAGGACTATGCGCATTTCATGACAACCAATTTGGAGTCGATTTTCCACCTCAGCCAGCTCGCGCACCCTCTTCTCCTCGGCACCTCTATCCccggaggagggggcagcatcGTCAACATCTCCTCCATTGCGGGCCATCTGGGCATACCAGGGCTCGCGCTCTACTGCACCGCTAAAG gaggAATGAACCAGCTGACAAGGAGCTTGGCTGCCGAGTGGGCCCGCGACAAGATTCGTGTGAACTGCGTCGCGCCAGGCGTCGTCACGACGGACATGATGAATCAGGTCCAGCCGGAGTCCCTGGAGCGGGAGCTCTCGCGCATCCCGATGCGGCGGAGCGGCGAGCCGGCGGAGGTCGCGTCCGTGGTGTCGTTCCTCTGCATGCCGGCGGCCTCCTACGTCACCGGCCAAGTCGTCTACATCGACGGCGGCCGGACCATAAGCGCATGA